A stretch of Gorilla gorilla gorilla isolate KB3781 chromosome 9, NHGRI_mGorGor1-v2.1_pri, whole genome shotgun sequence DNA encodes these proteins:
- the OR5D14 gene encoding olfactory receptor 5D14, whose translation MMMVLRNLSMEPTFALLGFTDYPKLQIPLFLVFLLMYVITVVGNLGMIVIIKINPKFHTPMYFFLSHLSFVDFCYSSIVTPKLLDNLVMADKSIFYFSCMMQYFLSCTAVVTESFLLAVMAYDRFVAICNPLLYTVAMSQRLCALLVAGSYLWGMFGPLVLLCYALRLNFSGPNVINHFFCEYTALISVSSSDILIPHLLLFSFATFNEMCTLLIILTSYVFIFVTVLKIRSVSGRHKAFSTCASHLTAITIFHGTILFLYCVPNSKNSRQTVKVASVFYTVVNPMLNPLIYSLRNKDVKDAFWKLIHTQVPFH comes from the coding sequence ATGATGATGGTTTTAAGGAATCTGAGCATGGAGCCCACCTTTGCCCTTTTAGGTTTCACAGATTATCCAAAGCTTCAGATTCCTCTCTTCCTTGTGTTTCTGCTCATGTATGTTATCACAGTGGTAGGAAACCTTGGGATGATCGTAATAATCAAGATTAACCCCAAATTTCACACTCCTATGTATTTTTTCCTTAGTCACCtctcttttgttgatttttgttacTCTTCCATTGTCACTCCCAAGCTGCTTGATAACTTGGTAATGGCAGATAAAAGCATCTTCTACTTTAGCTGCATGATGCAGTACTTCCTGTCCTGCACTGCTGTGGTGACAGAGTCTTTCTTGCTGGCAGTGATGGCCTATGACCGCTTTGTGGCCATCTGCAATCCTCTGCTTTATACAGTGGCCATGTCACAGAGGCTCTGTGCCCTGCTGGTGGCTGGGTCATATCTCTGGGGCATGTTTGGCCCCTTGGTACTCCTTTGTTATGCTCTCCGGCTAAACTTTTCTGGACCTAATGTAATCAACCACTTTTTTTGTGAGTATACTGCTCTCATCTCTGTGTCTAGCTCTGATATACTCATTCCCCACCTGCTGCTTTTCAGCTTCGCCACCTTCAATGAGATGTGTACACTACTGATCATCCTCACttcctatgttttcatttttgtgactGTACTAAAAATCCGTTCTGTTAGTGGGCGCCACAAAGCCTTCTCCACCTGCGCCTCCCACCTGACTGCTATCACCATCTTCCATGGGACCATCCTTTTCCTTTACTGTGTACCCAACTCCAAAAACTCTCGGCAAACAGTCAAAGTGGCCTCTGTATTTTACACAGTTGTCAACCCCATGCTGAACCCTCTGATCTACAGCCTAAGGAATAAAGACGTGAAGGATGCTTTCTGGAAATTAATACATACACAAGTTCCATTTCACTGA